A section of the Candidatus Ozemobacteraceae bacterium genome encodes:
- a CDS encoding anion transporter, with the protein MTPTTVHVAEALRHPWAAGIIFAFTFVLVSFRQMRLLPIGRPSGALLGAVLMVLFGVMSPEEAYQQVNWDTICLLLGMMIVAEHLRDAGLFERLTRRLGVMGSPFTLLVTVSISAAILSALLVNDTICVVMTPLVLAVCDARRLNPFPYLMALATSSNIGSALTLTGNPQNMIIGTVSKMDYGRFIMLMTLPVTIAMVINIYLLWLYYRKRLVNPEAAPSKRFEEEIPRTRRLSIGLLALGIACAGFFAGYSMAFSALAGAALVITLHRRDPKHILERIEWSLLMFFASLFVVIGGLKTSGLTALGTNWALGFLTGNLTSQAWTFSGVTLVGSNLFSNVPFVLLASQAVGKLPAQELFWCLLAYVSTIAGNLTLFGSVANLIVAESARDRCEIGFVSYAKFGAVSTLLTLTTGIGILVAILQY; encoded by the coding sequence ATGACACCGACCACCGTTCACGTTGCCGAGGCCCTGCGGCACCCCTGGGCCGCGGGCATCATCTTCGCTTTCACCTTCGTCCTCGTCTCGTTCCGCCAGATGCGGCTTCTGCCGATCGGCCGACCGTCCGGAGCCCTTCTGGGCGCTGTTCTCATGGTGCTTTTCGGCGTGATGTCCCCCGAAGAGGCGTATCAGCAGGTGAACTGGGATACGATCTGCCTGCTGCTCGGCATGATGATCGTCGCGGAGCACCTGCGTGATGCGGGCCTGTTCGAGCGGCTGACGCGGCGTCTCGGGGTGATGGGGTCCCCCTTCACACTTCTGGTGACCGTTTCCATCTCGGCGGCCATCCTGTCTGCCTTGCTCGTGAACGACACGATCTGCGTCGTGATGACGCCGCTGGTTCTGGCCGTCTGCGATGCCCGGCGGCTGAATCCCTTTCCATACCTGATGGCGCTGGCGACGAGTTCGAACATCGGCTCGGCGCTCACGCTCACGGGAAACCCGCAGAACATGATCATCGGTACCGTTTCGAAGATGGACTACGGCCGCTTCATCATGCTGATGACTCTGCCCGTGACGATCGCGATGGTGATCAACATCTACCTGCTCTGGTTATACTATCGAAAACGCCTCGTGAACCCCGAAGCCGCCCCTTCGAAGCGGTTCGAGGAAGAGATTCCGCGCACGCGGCGTCTGAGCATCGGCCTTCTCGCCCTTGGAATCGCGTGCGCCGGCTTTTTCGCCGGATACTCGATGGCGTTTTCGGCCCTCGCCGGCGCCGCGCTCGTCATCACCCTCCACCGGAGGGACCCGAAACATATACTCGAACGTATAGAATGGTCCCTGCTGATGTTCTTCGCGTCTCTTTTCGTCGTTATCGGCGGTCTGAAAACGAGCGGCCTGACCGCCCTCGGCACGAACTGGGCGCTGGGTTTCCTGACAGGGAACCTGACGTCGCAGGCCTGGACGTTTTCGGGGGTGACCCTAGTGGGATCGAACCTGTTCTCGAACGTTCCCTTCGTTTTGCTTGCCTCGCAGGCCGTGGGGAAGCTTCCCGCCCAGGAATTGTTCTGGTGCCTTCTCGCATACGTCAGTACCATCGCCGGGAATCTGACGCTGTTCGGATCCGTTGCGAACCTGATCGTCGCCGAGTCCGCGCGGGACAGATGCGAGATCGGTTTCGTCTCCTACGCGAAGTTCGGCGCCGTGTCGACCCTGTTGACCCTGACGACGGGAATCGGCATCCTCGTCGCAATTCTCCAGTACTGA